The following coding sequences are from one Alosa alosa isolate M-15738 ecotype Scorff River chromosome 3, AALO_Geno_1.1, whole genome shotgun sequence window:
- the LOC125292617 gene encoding inhibin beta B chain-like: MKRHVLILAYVAVCLLCVRCTLTPGAETQTLPHESCASCGLSQSIQSDRLDTDFLEAVKRHILNRLQMRERPNITHPIPKAAMVTALRKLHAGKVREDGRVEIPNLDGHANYNNEVQEETSEIISFAESDEITVSKSRLFFLVSNEGNQNLYVQQANLWLYFKLLPGGLEKGLRRKVMVRIRYQEPAGGGGGSAPRWAYVEKRVELKRSGWHTFPLSEAVRAALGKGNGRRQDLDVTCEACEAAGVMPVLVDPADPSHRPFLVVRARQADGKHRIRKRGLECDGTSGGLCCRQQFYIDFRLIGWNDWIIAPAGYFGNYCEGSCPSYMAGVPGSASSFHTAVVNQYRMRGMSPGSVNSCCIPTKLSTMSMLYFDDEYNIVKRDVPNMIVEECGCA, translated from the exons ATGAAAAGGCACGTTTTAATACTCGCATATGTTGCtgtttgcttattgtgtgttcGTTGCACCCTTACGCCGGGTGCGGAAACACAGACATTGCCCCATGAGTCGTGCGCGTCGTGCGGGCTCAGTCAGTCAATACAGTCGGACAGACTCGACACGGACTTTTTGGAGGCAGTAAAACGACACATTTTGAACAGGCTACAGATGAGGGAGAGACCCAACATCACTCACCCCATCCCCAAGGCGGCGATGGTCACGGCACTGAGAAAACTTCACGCCGGCAAAGTACGGGAGGACGGTAGGGTGGAGATCCCTAACCTCGATGGACACGCAAACTACAACAACGAAGTCCAAGAAGAAACATCGGAAATCATCAGTTTTGCAGAATCAG aTGAAATCACGGTCTCCAAGTCCCGACTCTTCTTCCTGGTCTCCAACGAGGGGAACCAGAACCTGTACGTGCAGCAGGCCAACCTGTGGCTGTACTTCAAGCTGCTGCCCGGGGGCCTGGAGAAGGGGCTCCGGCGGAAGGTGATGGTGAGGATCCGCTACCAGGAGCCGGCCGGAGGAGGCGGTGGCAGCGCCCCTCGCTGGGCGTACGTGGAGAAGAGGGTGGAGCTGAAGCGCAGCGGCTGGCACACCTTCCCGTTGTCCGAGGCGGTGCGGGCGGCGCTGGGCAAGGGCAACGGCCGGCGGCAGGACCTGGACGTGACGTGCGAGGCGTGCGAGGCGGCCGGCGTGATGCCGGTTCTGGTGGACCCGGCCGACCCGTCGCACCGGCCCTTCCTGGTGGTGCGCGCGCGGCAGGCCGACGGCAAGCACCGCATCCGCAAGCGCGGCCTGGAGTGTGACGGCACCAGCGGCGGCCTGTGCTGCCGCCAGCAGTTCTACATCGACTTCCGGCTCATCGGCTGGAACGACTGGATCATCGCGCCCGCCGGCTACTTCGGGAACTACTGCGAGGGCAGCTGCCCGTCGTACATGGCCGGCGTGCCAGGGTCGGCGTCGTCCTTCCACACGGCGGTGGTCAACCAGTACCGCATGCGCGGCATGAGCCCGGGCTCGGTCAACTCATGCTGCATCCCGACCAAACTCAGCACCATGTCCATGCTCTACTTTGACGACGAGTACAACATCGTCAAGCGCGACGTACCCAACATGATCGTGGAGGAGTGCGGCTGTGCCTGA
- the LOC125292634 gene encoding sterile alpha motif domain-containing protein 9-like: protein MADHIKAEGDEGQMKDLLSGQHPAEIKIWSTEHVRKWTLELKNVDEECANIMYQQKINGESLLLLDKTDLIGAGIPLGPAKLIIDKRDKLVKMKAEMLNDPGVQSGGPCKPYPFSRFHEAYRYRINSCLDIPESGELNLIEPCHEFKAYINTGSTEKVDKMKKFTDEVIRFAAACMNSRTNGTIHFGVGDLPDFKHGQILGFTVEDKESFGKALHDTIEGRFEHKHVAAAKKCIKSPRFVEVLQSDTTSSEKYVMEVDIEPTFSVCEENFYYVYSVDSRKSKKNKSREAKEDTKEFKSFYIRDSSSSRDLLRQNTQSKPLEEFNRYEKNISKLSMERKEAEEKCLAIVRNSIQGSKLCEMITGGSHSLDKSHFERYILVTNKSHPVQLDSLSFLLDMNLTAVLDFDPESSEKGLKKFFEDRNTNVHSPAQYKITGSVEDIASKLKLTRINSWIFCNGDINGEEPSDINSWSTEKGAAVRNVISFLCRGEVLPPKRFLVIFLLLSDVIDSKDPLLETFNTFRQELRGLDQILCICENDRSFISWKDLIEARYGDTISNRCISELSFAEINGTVLSLWSDNRRSSRFLPCGGVSKVQLTKKMEGCLDSLDILCVNQCEGGNEDKLAIQENFYKGGKVSWWNFYFSEEPGSTPFIKRDKFDYIIDTIIPELCSLTRPCVLFNILHLAGCGGTTLAMHVLWTQRKNFRCVVLKDRAADPDDVAKQVMQLLTYQTTEQSTRLPVLLMIDDFEERDSVYSLQQSIEKACPKTATSPQVIILNCMRTEFWGQHEATVDTVFIGNKLSDQEQKLFQKKLEEIEKTYKNAETFYGFMILKKDFSPEYIKGVAKHTLKSFNINHKHAQLIAVMALLNFYCKNSSLSVTLCEAFLGLPTKPKSVSCKVQDDFGNFSTLITHCTVQDKVIFEAMRVIHPSMAEYCLEELIATHGISKAEITNLLLTTDMFYDCLQGKEKLLQDVHTMLVRRCYSSESEETHFSPLIQAIIKETPGSEETVLYNAAKRYDKNAIIAQLLARYHYLRKKDFREAKDWARKAKELDKDSSYIADTSAQVIKHELRNAIGSNPNYPIKPDHLTDYLKMACCATDAFKETQAIAKKEVALRSQSKGDSSPYNIAGRLGEIQVAVMVMDVLEKIPVFSHAKLRRSILSQILSGNIPIQTVASKDRMKNKHTSYYHVLLPFEPFLHNIKDNLRRQFDFLDNFFINLQPWFSQKDVKEERTRKELFRTFEKYADLFCKTDPQELMGNKTLPTLFRIRQILEINKADTHFGILECLTRNNTGPKLEMIVQQYRILYTNKHVNLRDVVNYIYANVVLACVWPHSRFLVPYVAILQMMSKVLLQQVPHTDSLGVHFIATVILWPENNPLFPSELSEKLGTCLSQLRSTFINEMQSMEHGKRPVAHFYLGQKQGYDRLISHAVLAMPGSHEKFDNGQIWREERVRRTLQRVNGVVQRNCILAHTCNPNVKVEVRPQYMSHLKGRECNPVSFYVGFTMKGPVAFDIQLIHRHVSGN, encoded by the exons ATGGCTGATCATATTAAAGCAGAG GGTGATGAAGGACAGATGAAAGATCTGCTTTCTGGACAACATCCTGCAGAGATCAAGATCTGGTCTACAGAACATGTCAGAAAGTGGACTCTGGAGCTGAAAAATGTAGATGAAGAATGTGCTAACATAATGTACCAACAGAAAATTAATGGAGAAAGTCTTCTACTTTTAGACAAAACTGATTTGATAGGAGCAGGTATTCCATTGGGTCCAGCTAAACTGATCATTGATAAGAGAGACAAACTTGTGAAAATGAAAGCTGAGATGTTAAATGATCCAGGAGTTCAATCAGGGGGTCCATGTAAGCCTTACCCTTTCAGTCGATTCCATGAAGCTTACAGATACAGGATTAATAGCTGTCTTGACATACCAGAGTCAGGGGAGTTAAATTTGATTGAGCCATGTCATGAATTTAAAGCGTACATCAATACAGGGAGCACAGAAAAAGTGGACAAAATGAAGAAATTCACTGATGAAGTCATTCGTTTTGCAGCAGCTTGTATGAACAGTCGCACTAATGGCACCATTCACTTTGGCGTAGGGGACTTGCCAGATTTTAAGCATGGTCAGATTCTAGGATTTACTGTTGAAGACAAAGAGTCTTTTGGGAAAGCATTACATGACACAATTGAGGGCCGTTTTGAACATAAACATGTGGCGGCAGCAAAGAAGTGTATTAAGTCACCTCGATTTGTTGAAGTGCTTCAATCTGATACGACATCTTCAGAGAAATATGTCATGGAAGTTGACATAGAACCAACATTTTCAGTCTGTGAAGAGAACTTCTACTATGTCTACAGTGTAGACTCACGAAAgtcaaaaaaaaacaagagcagAGAAGCTAAGGAAGATACAAAAGAATTCAAGTCCTTCTACATCcgagacagcagcagcagcagagacctTCTGAGGCAAAACACTCAGTCGAAACCTCTGGAGGAGTTCAACAGATACgagaaaaatatatcaaaactGTCAATGGAAAGGAAGGAAGCTGAGGAAAAGTGCCTTGCTATTGTTAGAAATAGCATCCAGGGTTCCAAGTTATGTGAAATGATTACTGGTGGGTCACATTCTTTGGATAAATCACATTTTGAAAGGTACATACTAGTAACTAACAAATCACATCCAGTCCAACTTGATTCCTTAAGTTTTCTTCTAGACATGAACCTGACAGCAGTCTTAGACTTTGATCCAGAGTCATCAGAAAAAGGTTTAAAGAAGTTTTTTGAAGATCGAAACACAAATGTTCATTCTCCAGCACAGTATAAAATAACTGGATCAGTGGAGGATATTGCAAGCAAATTGAAATTGACCAGGATCAACAGCTGGATATTCTGCAATGGTGACATCAATGGCGAGGAACCTTCGGACATTAATTCCTGGTCAACTGAAAAGGGAGCCGCAGTTCGAAATGTAATTTCCTTCTTGTGCCGAGGTGAAGTCCTACCTCCTAAGAGATTCTTAGTTATATTTCTGCTGCTGTCCGATGTAATTGATAGCAAGGACCCTTTGCTTGAGACCTTCAATACATTCCGACAGGAGCTCAGAGGACTTGACCAAATCCTGTGCATATGTGAAAATGATCGTTCCTTCATCTCATGGAAGGACCTGATTGAAGCTCGCTATGGAGATACCATTTCAAACCGCTGCATTTCTGAGCTCAGCTTTGCAGAGATCAATGGCACTGTTCTCAGTCTGTGGTCTGACAACCGTCGCTCAAGCAGATTTTTGCCTTGTGGTGGAGTCAGCAAAGTTCAGCTAACAAAGAAAATGGAGGGCTGTTTGGACTCCCTAGATATTCTTTGTGTCAACCAATGTGAAGGGGGTAATGAAGATAAGCTTGCAATCCAGGAAAATTTCTACAAAGGAGGAAAGGTGTCATGGTGGAACTTCTATTTTTCTGAGGAACCTGGATCTACACCATTCATTAAGCGAGACAAATTTGATTACATAATTGACACCATCATTCCAGAGTTATGTTCCTTGACAAGACCTTGTGTTCTCTTCAACATACTGCATCTCGCAGGTTGTGGTGGTACCACACTGGCAATGCACGTTCTATGGACACAGAGGAAGAACTTCCGGTGTGTTGTTCTGAAGGACAGAGCAGCAGATCCTGATGATGTTGCCAAACAGGTGATGCAGCTGCTGACATATCAAACAACAGAACAGTCTACCAGGCTCCCTGTGTTACTAATGATCGATGACTTTGAAGAAAGGGATAGTGTCTACAGTCTGCAGCAGAGCATTGAAAAAGCATGCCCAAAGACGGCCACCAGTCCCCAAGTTATCATACTTAATTGCATGAGAACTGAATTCTGGGGTCAGCATGAGGCAACAGTGGACACTGTCTTCATTGGGAATAAACTATCGGATCAAGAACAGAAACTCTTCCAAAAAAAGCTTGAGGAAATTGAGAAGACATACAAAAATGCTGAAACGTTCTATGGTTTCATGATCTTAAAGAAAGACTTTTCACCAGAGTACATAAAAGGAGTAGCCAAACACACCCTGAAGAGCTTCAACATCAACCATAAGCATGCCCAACTCATTGCTGTGATGGCCCTTTTGAATTTCTATTGCAAAAATTCATCTCTTTCTGTTACGCTATGTGAAGCATTCCTGGGTCTTCCAACTAAACCAAAGTCTGTCTCTTGTAAAGTACAGGATGATTTTGGAAATTTCTCCACACTTATAACGCATTGCACTGTCCAGGACAAAGTGATCTTTGAAGCTATGAGAGTAATTCATCCAAGCATGGCTGAGTACTGTTTGGAAGAGCTGATTGCAACCCATGGTATATCAAAAGCAGAGATCACCAATCTCCTGTTGACCACAGACATGTTTTATGATTGTCTTCAGGGGAAAGAGAAACTTCTACAAGATGTCCACACCATGCTGGTGAGAAGATGTTACTCATCAGAAAGTGAAGAAACCCATTTCTCGCCACTCATCCAAGCTATTATCAAGGAGACACCAGGATCTGAAGAAACAGTTTTGTACAATGCAGCTAAACGCTATGATAAAAATGCAATAATTGCTCAGCTTCTTGCCAGATACCACTACCTGAGGAAAAAGGATTTCCGGGAAGCAAAAGACTGGGCACGAAAAGCCAAAGAGCTTGATAAAGACAGCTCATACATAGCTGACACTTCTGCACAAGTCATCAAGCATGAATTAAGGAATGCCATTGGGAGTAATCCAAATTATCCTATTAAACCTGACCATTTGACAGACTATCTGAAAATGGCTTGCTGTGCCACAGATGCTTTCAAAGAAACTCAAGCAATTGCAAAAAAAGAAGTTGCTCTGCGGTCTCAAAGTAAAGGAGACAGCAGTCCCTACAATATTGCTGGACGTCTTGGAGAAATTCAAGTGGCTGTAATGGTCATGGACGTCCTGGAAAAAATtccagtgttttcccatgctaaacttCGGCGAAGTATATTAAGTCAGATTCTCTCAGGCAATATACCTATCCAAACAGTTGCCAGCAAAGATCGCATGAAAAACAAGCATACATCTTACTACCATGTCCTTCTGCCATTTGAACCATTTTTGCACAATATCAAGGACAACTTGAGGAGGCAATTTGATTTCCTTGACAACTTCTTTATCAACCTTCAGCCCTGGTTCTCACAGAAGGATgtaaaagaagagagaacaagaaaggAGCTTTTCAGGACATTCGAGAAATATGCTGACCTTTTTTGCAAAACAGATCCACAAGAGCTTATGGGAAACAAGACCTTACCAACCTTGTTCAGGATAAGGCAGATCCTGGAAATTAACAAAGCAGACACACATTTTGGCATACTGGAATGTCTCACAAGAAATAATACTGGTCCTAAACTGGAGATGATAGTCCAACAATATAGgatactgtacacaaacaaacatgttaaTTTGAGAGATGTTGTCAACTACATTTATGCCAATGTAGTCCTTGCTTGTGTCTGGCCACATTCTCGGTTTCTTGTGCCCTATGTTGCTATTCTTCAGATGATGAGCAAGGTTCTTTTACAACAGGTGCCACATACTGACTCATTAGGAGTGCATTTCATTGCTACCGTTATTCTGTGGCCAGAGAACAACCCTCTCTTCCCTTCAGAACTTTCAGAGAAGTTAGGAACCTGCTTGTCGCAACTTAGGAGCACTTTCATAAATGAAATGCAATCGATGGAACATGGCAAGAGACCTGTTGCCCACTTCTACTTGGGACAGAAGCAAGGCTATGATCGCTTGATCAGCCATGCAGTCCTTGCCATGCCTGGGAGTCATGAAAAGTTTGACAATGGACAAATCTGGAGGGAAGAAAGAGTCAGAAGGACCCTACAGAGAGTCAATGGAGTGGTCCAGAGGAATTGCATTTTGGCACACACCTGTAATCCAAATGTCAAAGTCGAGGTTCGCCCCCAATACATGAGTCATTTAAAGGGCAGGGAATGCAACCCAGTGTCTTTCTATGTAGGGTTTACCATGAAAGGCCCTGTTGCTTTTGACATTCAGTTAATACATCGTCATGTAAGTGGCAATTAA